A section of the Telopea speciosissima isolate NSW1024214 ecotype Mountain lineage chromosome 3, Tspe_v1, whole genome shotgun sequence genome encodes:
- the LOC122656113 gene encoding protein FAM136A, with amino-acid sequence MDHIAADEERLVSERLRRKLNEVNVAAQKQLSGVQDHVNFTLQKEYFNCAHKCFDRSRRHEEISNCVENCSVPVLTANNLVENEMAKFQERLQRSLMVCQDRFEAAKLQQHKSGAIDEMESCVEQAITDGIQQLPHIVDRLKASLSIGSD; translated from the exons ATGGATCACATAGCGGCAGACGAGGAGCGTTTAGTTTCTGAGAGATTGAGACGAAAGCTGAACGAAGTGAATGTAGCAGCGCAGAAGCAACTATCGGGAGTACAAGACCATGTCAATTTTACTCTTCAG AAAGAGTACTTCAACTGCGCACATAAGTGTTTTGATAGGAGCAGAAGGCATGAAGAGATAAGCAATTGCGTAGAAAATTGCAGTGTTCCAGTTCTTACTGCTAACAATCTGGTTGAGAATGAAATGGCCAAGTTTCAA GAAAGGTTGCAGAGGTCTCTGATGGTTTGCCAAGACAGGTTTGAGGCAGCCAAGCTACAACAGCACAAGAGTGGAGCCATTGATGAGATGGAATCATGTGTTGAGCAAGCGATCACTGATGGGATCCAGCAGTTGCCACATATTGTTGATCGGTTGAAGGCATCGCTCTCCATTGGTAGTGATTGA